A section of the Kluyveromyces lactis strain NRRL Y-1140 chromosome F complete sequence genome encodes:
- a CDS encoding uncharacterized protein (conserved hypothetical protein): MSFSIDSELLLQKYACGYSATVSDDQSLVCLWNVHNNIEIYRTNGGYLINRLNDEIQNHRLIDVVWHGNDLFCCYNSGTVSIYREGRELVKQLTFIPKGAKTKCILCDNLVPSDDRYSLSDGNLLNSMPKLNKWDMIKNELDNELILNSELGKKKPIDIFMAIDSKTNKLILSIEGTLNIKVGEKLKLPKDIKRIIKVSSGKYMCLGKDWSYQVLDLTFLQDPNIYKLIKTTQEYSALLRYLKQLHRHLRMKLTEPYFEFVETLLKEEHKNALQELFYIGVTKLEVMEELHEVQLQTFRLDKWSALSNDLCSNSIGLMVACTIPLLERMIVLAASIEALCEAITWIKFPNEIWVGSKLRERTVETLKSVRSQTDSIMKNKKTQELGLMWIRSLSDSLSKMERNRDQISPPEPETTNGSNNFSFFGSSTGITGEDSKTLQKRADINTVEKFLAKDLLPEKQYEWVKTSFPNLILETQAEFDKIIKDYTLKWLKRQMSVEFDQTRNIQTGDNVDQICDIRILRHEDSSKRALLVTPTELILLNLQTQKIDVRSPLPLPSHKVAMTLTRHNTDPAALPLKKQQYKNPRLQLVPISAGQPSLSTAPVQNITEEVFFLLPLCQTVTVFIETAVASNTDSILSPDGRSHSLAVDHLPHSADLTGESHDLHRHTIRIV, from the coding sequence ATGTCCTTCAGCATAGATTCGGAACTATTACTACAGAAATACGCTTGTGGATATTCTGCTACTGTTTCCGATGACCAATCTTTGGTCTGTTTGTGGAATGTGCATaacaatattgaaatatacaGAACAAACGGCGGTTATTTGATAAATAGACTCAATGATGAGATACAGAATCACAGACTGATAGATGTCGTATGGCACGGTAATGATCTCTTTTGTTGTTATAATAGCGGCACGGTTTCTATTTACAGAGAAGGACGCGAACTTGTGAAACAATTGACGTTTATACCCAAGGGCGCTAAGACAAAATGTATATTATGTGATAATTTGGTTCCTAGTGATGACCGCTATTCCTTAAGTGATGGGAATCTATTGAACTCTATGccaaaattgaataaatgGGACATGATTAAAAATGAGCTCGACAATGAGCTGATCTTAAACAGTGAATTagggaagaagaaacccattgatatttttatggcaattgattcaaaaacCAACAAGTTGATTTTGTCTATCGAGGGTACCCTTAATATCAAAGTAGGTGAAAAGTTAAAACTTCCGAAAGATATCAAGAGGATCATCAAAGTGTCATCAGGCAAATATATGTGTCTTGGTAAAGATTGGAGTTATCAGGTGTTAGACCTAACATTCCTACAAGATCCGAATATTTACAAATTGATCAAGACAACACAGGAGTATAGTGCCCTCCTCCGATATTTAAAACAGTTGCACAGACACCTGAGAATGAAGCTAACGGAGCCTTACTTCGAGTTTGTTGAAACATTGTTAAAGGAAGAACACAAGAACGCATTACAAGAATTGTTTTATATAGGAGTAACAAAGTTGGAAGTCATGGAAGAATTGCATGAAGTTCAATTGCAGACGTTCAGATTAGATAAATGGAGTGCACTTTCTAATGATCTATGTTCCAATAGCATCGGTCTAATGGTAGCATGTACGATACCACTATTAGAGAGAATGATAGTTTTAGCAGCTAGCATTGAGGCATTGTGTGAAGCTATAACCTGGATCAAATTTCCTAACGAAATCTGGGTCGGCAGTAAATTACGAGAACGAACCGTCGAAACGCTGAAATCAGTCAGATCTCAAACCGACTCCataatgaagaacaaaaaaactCAAGAATTGGGATTGATGTGGATACGGTCCCTGAGCGATagtctttcaaagatggaAAGAAACAGGGATCAAATATCCCCCCCTGAACCAGAAACGACCAACGGCAGTAATAATTTCTCATTTTTCGGTTCTAGCACTGGAATCACTGGCGAAGACTCCAAGACTCTCCAAAAGCGAGCAGACATTAACACTGTGGAAAAATTCCTTGCCAAGGATCTACTACCAGAAAAGCAGTACGAATGGGTCAAGACAAGCTTCCCTAACTTGATTCTTGAAACACAGGCCGAGTTCGATAAGATAATAAAAGACTATACATTGAAATGGCTGAAAAGACAAATGTCTGTCGAATTTGACCAAACAAGAAACATCCAAACTGGAGACAATGTCGATCAGATCTGTGATATTCGAATTCTACGCCATGaagattcttcaaaacgGGCGTTATTAGTAACACCTACTGAATTGATTCTATTAAATTTGCAGACACAGAAAATTGATGTCCGTTCACCACTTCCATTGCCATCGCATAAGGTGGCAATGACCCTTACAAGACACAACACTGATCCAGCCGCTCTACCACTCAAAAAACAGCAGTACAAGAATCCAAGACTTCAATTGGTCCCTATATCTGCTGGACAGCCATCTCTATCTACTGCACCGGTCCAAAATATCACAGAAGaggttttctttctattgCCGTTATGCCAAACAGTCACAGTTTTCATTGAGACAGCCGTCGCTTCTAATACAGACTCAATTCTGAGCCCAGACGGTCGCTCTCATTCCTTGGCCGTGGATCATCTTCCACATTCCGCTGATCTGACAGGAGAATCACATGACTTGCATCGGCACACAATTCGAATAGTTTAG
- the SUL2 gene encoding sulfate permease (similar to uniprot|P38359 Saccharomyces cerevisiae YBR294W SUL1 High affinity sulfate permease sulfate uptake is mediated by specific sulfate transporters Sul1p and Sul2p which control the concentration of endogenous activated sulfate intermediates and uniprot|Q12325 Saccharomyces cerevisiae YLR092W SUL2), whose product MTSPQQTSVSGKEFDSLDGESSNQYSVGPDFDQLEQEYDDLKTSEIIAPHISNGHSISSSPRHHHLYEDRHLDSIIDTNTHGFKKHDNGNGKFADVNIEQIYNYDSLRVPNYEETVVDAKQLYDEKLRPYLTFSAIVEYLTSLFPLLKWVHHYNFNWLYNDLVAGITVGCVLVPQSMSYAQIATLPAQYGLYSSFVGAFIYSFFATSKDVCIGPVAVMSLETAKVIARVLEKVGEDNPEITAPIIATTLSLICGGVALGVGLLRLGFLVEFISLNAVAGFMTGSAINIMSGQVPGLMGYSKNVNTRDSTYKVIINTLKHLPDTKLDAVFGLIPLFILYSWKYFCGTLGPKLVDRYVARSDVKRAAAYKYILFYLQALRNAFVIIIFTLISWGITRHKAKEDLPISLLGTVPSGLKNVGVMKLPDGLVSNLASELPSAIIILVLEHIAISKAFGRVNGYKVVPDQELIAIGVTNLISTFFNAYPATGSFSRSALKAKCNVKTPLSGIFTGACVLLSLYCLTDAFYFIPKAALSAIIIHAVSDLVASYKTTWNFWLMNPLDFVCFIVTVIITIFSSIENGIYFAVCWSCALLLLKVVFPTGQFLGYVEICQVSNAEVDENIDRIVLSEDSQPKTIEDNVTKNNTAVKVGVVANESFGHSQLQYHTKWLPLNNHYQRELNPDVVVQAPPPGVIVYRPSESWTYVNCSRQYDTIFDRVKELTRPGKLLKHVSKHDKMWNDPGEWEPPFLVKKLFKLGNKHDLEGGEVIDERPVLKILAMDWSQVTQIDSTGVQNLVDLRKAINKYANRQVEFHFSGIISPWIKRSLINAGFGTVNEEFSDESIIVGHTSYSLVKNRPDLQDPEAALPEPIALHTALGVNLPFFHLEMPEFHKWHL is encoded by the coding sequence ATGACGTCTCCTCAGCAGACTTCTGTCAGTGGAAAAGAGTTTGATAGTTTGGATGGAGAAAGCAGCAATCAATACTCAGTAGGTCCTGATTTTGATCAGTTGGAACAAGAATATGACGATTTGAAGACTAGTGAAATTATTGCACCACATATTAGTAATGGGCACAGTATAAGCTCTTCACCAAGACATCATCATTTGTATGAAGACAGACATTTAGATTCTATCATCGATACCAACACGCATGGTTTCAAGAAACATGATAATGGGAACGGCAAGTTTGCAGATGTCAACATAGAACAGATTTACAATTATGATTCATTACGAGTTCCTAACTATGAGGAAACTGTTGTAGATGCAAAACAACTATACGATGAAAAACTAAGGCCATATTTGACCTTCAGTGCAATAGTAGAATATTTGACGTCTTTATTCCCATTGTTGAAATGGGTTCATCATTATAACTTTAACTGGCTATACAATGACTTGGTTGCTGGTATTACCGTCGGTTGTGTGCTTGTGCCACAGTCTATGTCATACGCTCAAATTGCCACTTTGCCCGCCCAGTACGGGTTGTATTCTTCATTTGTCGGTGCTTTCATATACTCCTTTTTCGCTACAAGTAAGGACGTCTGTATTGGTCCTGTCGCCGTTATGTCATTGGAAACTGCTAAGGTTATTGCAAGAGTGTTGGAAAAAGTCGGTGAAGATAATCCTGAAATTACTGCACCAATTATCGCTACCACATTGTCTTTAATTTGTGGTGGTGTCGCACTAGGTGTTGGTTTGCTAAGGCTTGGTTTCCTAGTTGAATTTATCTCCTTGAACGCCGTCGCTGGTTTCATGACTGGTTCTGCTATCAACATCATGTCTGGCCAGGTTCCAGGTTTGATGGGATACAGTAAGAATGTTAACACAAGAGACTCCACCTACAAAGTTATTATCAATACATTGAAGCATTTACCGGATACCAAACTTGATGCAGTGTTTGGGCTAATCCCACTTTTCATTCTATATTCTTGGAAATATTTCTGTGGCACATTAGGTCCTAAATTGGTTGATCGTTACGTTGCAAGATCTGACGTAAAGAGAGCAGCCGCTTACAaatatattttgttttatttgcAAGCCCTTAGGAACGCAtttgttattatcattttcaCCTTAATCTCCTGGGGTATCACAAGACACAAGGCCAAAGAAGACTTACCTATCTCTTTGTTGGGAACTGTTCCATCtggtttgaagaatgtTGGTGTTATGAAATTGCCTGATGGATTGGTTTCTAATTTGGCTTCCGAATTACCATCTGCAATTATTattttggttcttgaaCATATTGCTATTTCCAAGGCGTTCGGTAGAGTGAATGGATACAAGGTGGTACCAGACCAAGAATTAATTGCTATCGGTGTCACTAATTTAATCTCTACTTTCTTTAACGCATACCCTGCCACTGGTTCATTCTCCAGAAGTGCGTTGAAAGCTAAATGTAACGTTAAAACCCCATTATCCGGGATATTTACTGGTGCTTGTGTTTTATTGTCGTTGTATTGCTTGACTGATGcattttatttcattcCAAAGGCTGCTCTATCTGCTATTATCATTCATGCTGTGAGTGACTTGGTTGCTTCTTATAAAACTACCTGGAATTTCTGGTTGATGAACCCGCTAGATTTCGTTTGTTTCATTGTTACTGTCATTATTACAATTTTCTCctcaattgaaaatggtatcTACTTTGCTGTTTGCTGGTCATGTGCATTACTACTATTGAAGGTTGTGTTCCCAACAGGTCAATTCTTGGGTTATGTTGAAATTTGTCAAGTTAGTAACGctgaagttgatgaaaacatcGATCGCATCGTACTCTCTGAAGATTCTCAGCCTAAGACTATCGAAGATAACGTTACCAAAAACAACACTGCGGTAAAAGTTGGAGTCGTAGCGAATGAGTCTTTCGGCCATTCTCAATTACAATATCATACTAAATGGCTACCACTGAATAACCACTATCAGCGTGAATTAAATCCAGATGTTGTAGTACAAGCACCTCCTCCTGGTGTGATTGTATACAGACCAAGTGAATCATGGACATATGTTAACTGTTCTAGACAGTACGATACCATTTTCGACAGAGTAAAAGAACTGACAAGACCAGGAAAGCTTTTGAAACATGTAAGCAAACATGATAAGATGTGGAATGATCCAGGTGAGTGGGAACCTCCATTTTTAGTGAAAAAGCTATTTAAGTTGGGGAACAAACATGATCTTGAAGGTGGCGAAGTAATTGATGAGAGACCTGTTTTGAAGATCCTTGCTATGGACTGGTCCCAAGTGACTCAGATTGATTCCACGGGTGTTCAAAACTTGGTCGACTTAAGAAAGGCCATTAACAAATATGCTAATAGACAGGTAGAATTCCATTTCAGTGGAATCATCTCGCCTTGGATCAAGAGATCTTTAATCAATGCTGGATTCGGTACTGTCAATGAGGAATTCAGCGATGAATCAATCATCGTAGGACATACAAGTTATAGTTTGGTCAAGAATAGACCTGATTTGCAAGATCCAGAAGCGGCGTTACCTGAACCAATAGCACTTCATACCGCTTTAGGTGTAAACTTACCATTCTTCCATTTGGAAATGCCAGAATTTCATAAATGGCACCTATGA
- a CDS encoding aldo-keto reductase superfamily protein (highly similar to uniprot|Q02895 Saccharomyces cerevisiae YPL088W Putative aryl alcohol dehydrogenase transcription is activated by paralogous transcription factors Yrm1p and Yrr1p along with genes involved in multidrug resistance) yields MSLLKQVRLGRSGLKISPILIGCMSYGSKDWAAWVEDDKEKIFSTLKYCYDHGLRTFDTADFYSNGLSEKLVGEFLKKYNIRRETVVILTKVYFPVDEDLELSHSNGFTENDLLDLTNQQGLSRKHILAGVTASCKRLDTCIDVLQIHRLDRETPMEEIMRSLNHVVESGQVRYIGASTMLATEFVELQSIAERYGWHKFISSQSCYNLLYREDERELIPYLKRHGVGMIPWSPNARGILCRPVSQQSNSKRYETDGRIKGRQLDQLQPQETEIVNRVEDLAKKHGVSMAVVSSAWVLAKGGYPIVGLSSIDRVKEIISATELKLSEEEIQYLEQPYLPKPLIL; encoded by the coding sequence ATGTCATTGTTGAAGCAAGTAAGATTAGGACGTTCAGGGTTGAAGATCTCACCCATTCTGATTGGTTGTATGAGTTATGGATCTAAAGATTGGGCTGCATGGGTTGAAGATGACAAggaaaagatcttttctACTTTGAAATACTGTTACGATCATGGGTTACGTACATTTGACACGGCAGACTTCTACAGCAATGGATTAAGTGAGAAATTGGTCGGtgaattcttgaagaagtaCAACATCCGTAGAGAGACCGTTGTAATCTTGACGAAAGTGTACTTCCCGGTTGATGAAGATCTCGAATTGAGCCACAGCAATGGATTTACGGAAAACGatcttttggatttgacAAACCAACAAGGTTTGTCTCGGAAGCATATCCTTGCTGGAGTTACTGCAAGTTGTAAAAGGTTGGATACGTGCATTGATGTGTTACAAATTCACAGACTTGATCGTGAGACACCAATGGAGGAAATCATGAGATCATTGAACCATGTCGTTGAATCGGGACAAGTTCGGTACATTGGCGCTTCAACAATGCTAGCTACGGAATTCGTTGAATTGCAATCTATTGCAGAAAGGTACGGCTGGCACAAGTTCATCAGTTCCCAGTCCTGCTACAACTTACTTTACAGGGAAGATGAAAGGGAACTTATTCCATATTTGAAGAGACATGGTGTCGGAATGATCCCATGGTCTCCAAATGCCAGAGGAATTCTTTGCAGGCCAGTAAGCCAACAATCGAATTCTAAACGGTATGAGACCGATGGTAGAATTAAGGGCAGACAATTGGATCAATTACAACCTCAGGAAACAGAAATCGTCAATAGAGTGGAAGACTTGGCCAAGAAGCATGGTGTCAGTATGGCCGTAGTATCATCGGCATGGGTCCTAGCCAAAGGTGGTTATCCCATTGTCGGTCTAAGTTCCATTGACCGtgtgaaagaaattatctCCGCTACCGAATTGAAACTCtccgaagaagaaatacagTACTTGGAACAACCGTACCTACCAAAACCGCTTATCTTGTAA
- a CDS encoding uncharacterized protein (some similarities with uniprot|Q2V2P9 Saccharomyces cerevisiae YDR119W-A Pi), with translation MFFTKALRSTATIAMNHATQTTTKTAVRSGRRVGEAWAVTEARRLGPTILMYGTFIVSVLGWPFLVRKADMDIGIHGMKQ, from the coding sequence ATGTTCTTCACTAAAGCTCTAAGATCTACTGCTACTATTGCTATGAACCATGCCACTCAGACCACTACCAAGACTGCTGTTAGATCTGGGAGAAGAGTCGGAGAAGCTTGGGCTGTCACTGAAGCCAGAAGATTGGGACCAACCATTCTAATGTACGGTACCTTCATCGTTTCTGTGTTAGGCTGGCCATTCCTTGTCAGAAAGGCTGATATGGATATTGGAATCCACGGGATGAAGCAATAA
- a CDS encoding uncharacterized protein (some similarities with uniprot|Q2V2P9 Saccharomyces cerevisiae YDR119W-A Pi): MFIRLLRAGKEHATTARRVVYASGHHVGESWTKSETRRLAPNLITYALFIGTMVTWPYWVKEYSYVTHGKPNWSP; the protein is encoded by the coding sequence ATGTTTATTAGACTACTACGAGCTGGAAAAGAGCACGCAACAACAGCTAGAAGAGTTGTATATGCTTCGGGACACCATGTCGGTGAATCGTGGACGAAATCAGAAACAAGGAGATTGGCTCCAAATTTGATCACTTATGCGTTGTTCATTGGAACAATGGTCACTTGGCCTTATTGGGTCAAAGAATATTCTTATGTAACGCATGGTAAGCCAAACTGGTCGCCATAA
- the TRM1 gene encoding tRNA (guanine26-N2)-dimethyltransferase (similar to uniprot|P15565 Saccharomyces cerevisiae YDR120C TRM1 tRNA methyltransferase localizes to both the nucleus and mitochondrion to produce the modified base N2 N2-dimethylguanosine in tRNAs in both compartments), with protein MLRAAFQSLKSKFGRKVTLDSSTIDVSQFKVVQEGDAKILFPNKETVFYNPIQQFNRDLSVTCIKAWDELYQEEQRESRELKSKNKKRKPIESNEDGSDYDTIKRRKLNEDQDSVAVSSKDHSTRPYIKILEALSATGLRAIRYSKEVPNVKTIVANDLLPEAVESIKRNVIYNEVSDKVVPNLDDANVLMYRNKSKNEKYHVIDLDPYGTVTPFVDASMQSIEDGGLMLVTCTDLSVLAGNGYPEKCFALYSGVNMAGHDATHESALRLVLNLLGQSAAKYKKTIEPLLSLSIDFYVRVFIRVKTSPIEVKNLQSNTMVGYMCSGCNAYHTQPLGRQQERTTKKGVKFTKFSLAQGPPVDRNCSYCGSVHHIVGPMYGGPLHNKKFIDRVLRINKEEHKDDIYGTRKRIEGMLTLAKNEIAAPFYFTPNSVSSVLKFQVPTLKAVVAGLGSLGFECSLTHAKASSLKTDASWDAIWYVMKKYCIDNNLVNIEKMNKNGNGYKILTNDTIGQTEDWDKKISFEPNEYSGRFEKLRKLKIVRYQENPTKNWGPKARPQ; from the coding sequence ATGCTCAGGGCTGCCTTTCAAAGTTTGAAGTCAAAATTTGGCAGAAAAGTAACGTTGGATAGCTCAACGATCGATGTTTCTCAGTTCAAGGTGGTGCAAGAGGGTGATGCTAAGATATTATTTCCTAACAAGGAAACTGTGTTCTATAATCCAATCCAGCAGTTCAATAGAGATTTGAGTGTCACTTGTATCAAAGCATGGGATGAACTGTATCAAGAGGAACAACGTGAAAGCCGTGAACTGAAGAgcaagaacaagaaaaggaaaccCATAGAGAGCAATGAAGATGGTTCCGATTACGATACTATCAAAAGGCGTAAATTAAACGAAGATCAAGACTCTGTAGCTGTGTCTTCAAAAGATCATTCTACCAGGCCGTACatcaaaattttggaaGCATTGAGTGCAACCGGGCTACGTGCTATAAGATATTCTAAGGAGGTTCCTAATGTGAAGACTATTGTAGCCAACGATTTACTACCAGAGGCAGTGGAATCCATAAAGAGAAATGTCATCTATAATGAGGTCTCGGATAAAGTTGTACCCAATTTGGATGATGCAAATGTGCTGATgtacagaaacaaaagCAAAAATGAGAAATACCATGTAATTGATTTGGATCCATATGGTACCGTTACTCCTTTCGTCGATGCATCAATGCAATCCATCGAAGATGGTGGATTGATGCTGGTTACATGTACAGATCTATCGGTCTTGGCTGGTAACGGATACCCCGAAAAATGTTTTGCATTGTACAGTGGTGTTAATATGGCAGGTCACGATGCTACTCATGAAAGTGCATTGAGGCTAGTTTTAAACCTTTTAGGACAATCAGCTGCAAAGTATAAAAAGACTATTGAACCACTTCTTTCGTTAAGTATCGATTTCTACGTCAGAGTTTTCATTAGAGTCAAAACAAGCCCAATTGAAGTCAAAAACTTGCAGTCGAATACCATGGTCGGATATATGTGTTCTGGCTGTAATGCTTACCACACACAGCCTCTAGGCAGACAACAAGAAAGGACAACTAAGAAGGGGGTCAAATTCACCAAATTCTCCTTGGCACAAGGTCCACCAGTTGATAGGAATTGTTCATACTGCGGGAGCGTCCATCACATCGTTGGGCCAATGTACGGCGGTCCATTGCATAACaaaaaattcattgatCGTGTATTGAGAATTaataaagaagaacataAGGATGATATTTATGGTACGAGAAAGAGAATCGAAGGTATGTTGACTTTAGCCAAGAATGAGATAGCTGCTCCTTTCTATTTCACACCAAACTCGGTGTCCTCAGTCTTGAAATTCCAAGTGCCAACTTTAAAGGCAGTTGTCGCAGGACTAGGATCGCTAGGGTTTGAATGTTCTTTGACACATGCAAAGGCATCAAGTTTGAAGACCGATGCCAGCTGGGATGCCATTTGGTATGTGATGAAGAAGTATTGCATAGATAACAATCTTGTCAATATAGAGAAGATGAATAAGAATGGAAACGGGTACAAGATTTTGACCAATGATACCATCGGACAAACTGAAGACTGGGATAAAAAGATATCCTTCGAACCTAATGAATACAGTGGTAGGTTTGAAAAGCTAAGGAAGCTAAAAATTGTAAGATACCAAGAAAATCCTACCAAAAACTGGGGACCAAAGGCTAGACCACAGTAG
- the DPB4 gene encoding DNA polymerase epsilon noncatalytic subunit (similar to uniprot|Q04603 Saccharomyces cerevisiae YDR121W DPB4 Shared subunit of DNA polymerase epsilon and of ISW2/yCHRAC chromatin accessibility complex involved in both chromosomal DNA replication and in inheritance of telomeric silencing) — MPPKGWRKDSEGNYPNTSYIKEQEKISIDDLLFPKSIITSLAKESLQNAFQKGEEERRITVSKDAALAMQRSATVFVNHLLMFARMNAKDSNRKSCNDQDIMAALDTLGLGALESILTGKMQEYQEAILWKKQNKVNNAVPGADGDIAMEDDEDDEDDDGREGADADAEPKSRADTEVQQGNAENDKLDGPPVNQEQVPSTRQNDLDLSTKKQKTE; from the coding sequence ATGCCACCAAAAGGTTGGAGAAAGGATTCTGAAGGAAATTATCCTAATACGTCTTATataaaagaacaagaaaagatcagTATTGATGATTTACTATTTCCTAAAAGCATAATCACATCTCTAGCGAAGGAATCACTTCAGAACGCGTTTCAAAAGGGCGAAGAAGAGAGAAGAATCACGGTTAGTAAGGATGCTGCATTGGCAATGCAGAGGTCAGCGACAGTCTTTGTCAATCACTTATTAATGTTTGCTAGAATGAACGCAAAGGATTCTAATAGAAAGAGTTGTAATGATCAGGATATCATGGCTGCTTTAGATACGTTGGGGCTAGGTGCTTTGGAGAGCATACTCACGGGAAAGATGCAGGAGTACCAGGAAGCCATACTTTGGAAGAAGCAAAATAAAGTCAATAATGCTGTGCCTGGTGCGGACGGAGACATAGCAatggaagatgatgaagatgatgaagatgacgatggCAGAGAAGGCGCAGATGCTGACGCCGAGCCTAAATCCAGAGCTGATACTGAGGTTCAACAAGGTAACGctgaaaatgataaattaGATGGGCCTCCAGTCAACCAAGAACAAGTACCTAGCACGCGCCAGAACGACCTGGATTTAAGCACAAAAAAACAGAAGACGGAATGA
- the NYV1 gene encoding Nyv1p (similar to uniprot|Q12255 Saccharomyces cerevisiae YLR093C NYV1 v-SNARE component of the vacuolar SNARE complex involved in vesicle fusion inhibits ATP-dependent Ca(2) transport activity of Pmc1p in the vacuolar membrane), which translates to MKRYSVSYVEVWDGDRVLSSWYDSKDENNSKYGSTDKGRADQKAVFHRLIGDMVIRTVVNLPGNKVTKTSIDLIEGYDCYYTTAENNKVLICFVKEEVPKFLPLRLLSELKCLNNDNDEYLKSNIDNQLDKFHEELLSYRTEGQQTAASTEEELQNIIAIMNDNIDKFLQRQERISLLVDNTNQLNENSFKFQRKSSKIMRKMWWNNVKFYSIVIIVVLAIIVIVSLLLLH; encoded by the coding sequence ATGAAGCGGTATAGTGTGTCATATGTTGAAGTTTGGGATGGAGATCGAGTTCTTTCTAGCTGGTACGACTCCAAGGACGAAAACAATAGTAAATATGGAAGCACTGATAAAGGGAGAGCCGATCAAAAAGCAGTGTTTCACAGGTTAATCGGCGATATGGTAATACGAACAGTGGTGAATCTTCCGGGAAACAAAGTTACAAAGACGTCTATCGACCTTATAGAGGGGTATGATTGCTATTATACAACTGCAGAGAACAATAAAGTGCTCATTTGTTTtgttaaagaagaagtccCCAAATTCCTACCGTTGAGGTTATTATCAGAACTAAAATGTTTGAATAATGACAACgatgaatatttgaagagtAATATCGATAATCAATTGGACAAATTCCATGAAGAATTATTATCTTATCGCACGGAAGGACAGCAGACAGCTGCATCCACTGAGGAAGAGCTACAAAACATTATTGCAATAATGAATGATAATATCGATAAGTTTTTACAGAGACAGGAAAGGATATCCCTGCTTGTGGATAATACTAATCAATTGAACGAAAATAGTTTTAAATTTCAAAGGAAATCCTCTAAGATTATGAGAAAAATGTGGTGGAATAACGTTAAGTTTTATTCCATTGTCATTATAGTTGTACTGGCGATTATTGTGATTGTGTCGTTATTATTACTACATTAg